In Oncorhynchus nerka isolate Pitt River linkage group LG26, Oner_Uvic_2.0, whole genome shotgun sequence, one DNA window encodes the following:
- the LOC115110258 gene encoding melanoregulin-like has translation MGAAFKRFCALFCCCCSDDESEEKEPLISPDTLEYFDREAKKRREQEQNLWSEPGDPSHSERDDDRILYNLIQNRNQTRRGSLAHRRLSVDIEGMRDLRREVRDKWKMILENLGFMAEAESLLTVSASASYDRMKNASASRTLLHTLHSETSIFNTREAPPERYLFILDRLIYLDAAEDFLAKARRFYPKRDTDDEDEDNPLAVNLPLLLARVNRTMNGEGSDDEDERLDEEDGNGREDNF, from the exons ATGGGGGCTGCCTTCAAGAGGTTCTGTGCtctgttctgctgctgctgtaGCGATGATGAAAGTGAGGAGAAGGAGCCTTTAATCAG TCCTGACACTTTGGAGTACTTCGACCGCGAGGCAAAGAAGCGAAGGGAACAGGAACAGAACCTATGGAGTGAGCCAGGCGACCCGAGCCACTCCGAGAGAGACGATGACCGGATCCTGTACAACCTCATCCAGAACAGGAACCAGACCCGCAGGGGCTCGCTG GCGCACCGGCGTCTGAGTGTGGACATTGAGGGTATGAGAGATCTGCGTCGGGAGGTCAGGGACAAGTGGAAGATGATCCTGGAGAATTTAG GGTTCATGGCGGAGGCGGAGTCTCTGCTGACGGTGTCTGCCAGTGCGTCGTATGACCGTATGAAGAACGCCTCGGCGTCACGCACACTACTGCACACGCTCCACTCTGAGACATCTATCTTCAACACCCGGGAGGCCCCACCTGAGAGATACCTCTTCATCCTG GATCGTCTCATATACCTGGATGCTGCTGAGGACTTCTTGGCGAAGGCTAGACGCTTCTACCCCAAGCGTGATACTGATGATGAAGATGAGGACAACCCATTAGCCGTCAACCTGCCGTTGCTACTGGCCAGAGTGAACCGCACCATGAACGGAGAAGGGAGCGATGATGAGGACGAGAGGCTGGATGAGGAAGATGGGAACGGAAGAGAGGACAACTTCTAG